The window aaaaaaaacaattcataTAGAACACAATATGagattaaataaaattttaaataaaaaataaaataaattctaaaattagaaaaaaaagatatttcaAATAACAATACAACTTAGAAATGAGAGTTTAAGAGAGAGGGAGTAACCTGACGAGCTGTTAAGAAATAGAATGGTACcggttgatgggacatctaaaaactataaaaaaaaactctagtgATTATTATATTTGACTTTTAGTATTCCAGTGATTATTAAGAGGAGGAGGGGCCGTGGGCAGGTTGTGAAGGAGTAGGGTCGCGACTGTTGATAGGATttctagaaaataataataataaagaacCCCTAATGATGATTAGGTTCAATTTTTAAACTcccaataacaaaaaaaatggagtGCAGCGAGCAAGCTACGAAGAAGTACGGTTGAAGTGTTTGATGGGAATTCTAAAgatttataaaagaaaaaaagaaatcctatgagataataaactctaaaaaaaattataaggtTTGTTTTTGAGATGTCCTAGGAAAGGATAAAAATAACGTGTGGCAAGTTAGACAAgtaaataaaggaaaaaaaatataggtgcGTCAAAGAAAGAAGGGGTAGTATGTGATGGGACTTATAAAACTAaaagtttaatttttaaaaatcataatACAATGAGATGACTATTTAATAAATCTTAAAGAAAAAGCATGCATAAAAAAATTAGATAACTTTGTACGGGTGTTAGACATGCAATTACACAAGCTCACTTAGCTAGTTAGATTAACTTATTCTAATCTAAAATGATGatcaatatttttaaagtttaacctTGCTGTAAACATCCAATATTTATGATGGTAGGGAATACATTATTATGGCTAACAGGTACTTTCACCGTccccaaaaaaactcaacttctatagtttaaattttgtctaaaaaaatcaacttctatcATCCTACCTAACGTCGGAGTTTTATCTCTTAAATACCCTTTACCTATTTATCAACATTACTACATTTTCTAATAATGAGAGACATATTTGTCATTTTTACTCTTCACTACTCTCTCATTGTAATGCTAGGAATGtactttttgggacggagggagtatgcgcGCTAATCCAGTCACCTAATTGCGGATCTGCAGTTGGTGGGATTTGCGGCTGAGCATGATCGGCTTGCTATTGTCGTCCCCGTAATTGAGAAATGAAAACTAAGGTTGGAAATGGTAGCGCCGGTCGCTGCCCTAAGTAATTGAGAAAACTACATATCATCTGTTCATCTGCAAGACCAGGACTGACTATGAAAGAAGGGGTAGTATGCTTGAAGCTATAGTGAACAAAGTGAAGTTACTGAGACCGTCTACGCTGCCTGCAGATCTTTAGTGTCGTTCTAGGCGTTGCCTTTTGTGTGCTGTTTCATTTCTGAGGGGTTTAAGCTCCTGTGTTTGAGCGTTTTGGGTTTGATGTGTGTGCTTTATacgtactacctccattttttaaatagatgacgccgttgactttttctcacacgtttgactattcgtcttattcaagaaatttacgtaattataatttattttattatgagttgttttatcactcatagtactttaagtgtgatttatatcttatacatttgcataaattttttgaataatacgaatggtcaaacatgtgagaaaaaatcaacggcgtcatctattaaaaaacggagggagtagttgagaTCCCAGCAAGTTCTTCTAGTCTGGTGTGTTGTGacctttttctgttttttcaaGACTTTGTATCCATGTTTGGCTTTCTCCAAAAATCCGGATCAAATTAAGGGGTAGTACGTGATGGGACTTTTTAAAacttataaaattaaaatgttcaatttttaaaattcatAACACAATGAGATGACTATTTAATAAATCTTAAAGAAAAAGTATGcgtaaaaaaattagaaaacttTGTACGGGTGCTAGTTATGCAATTACACATGCTCGCTTAGCTAGTTAGATTAACTTATTCTAATCTAAAATGATGatcaatatttttaaagtttaacctTGCTGTAAACGTCTAATATTTATGACGGTAGGGAATAAATTATTATGGCTAACACTAACTGGTATGCTTATCCAGTCTTGGTTTCCGTATACGACTTGGCAGCTAATTGCGGATTTGCAGTTGGTGGGATTTGCGGCTGAGCATGATCGGCTTGCTTATTGTCGTCCCCGTAATTGAGAAATGAAAACTAAGGTTGGAAACGGTAGCGCCGGTCGCTGCCCTACGTAATTGAGAAAACTGCATATCGCCCTGTACATATCACCAAGGCCAAGACTGACTAGCGGTGTTACACTTTAGGTTTTTATACGATAAAATGGTAAATTTGAAATTACAAAGGTGAAATGAATAGGTGCATTAACGAGCAAGCTCACGAGCCGAGCCAAACTATTCTTTCGTTAAGGTTAAGACAGGGAGCTCAAACGAACGAGCCGAGCCAAACTATTCTTTCGTTATCTACCCGCTATTTTAGCCTACCAATCCTTCTGGTCACTGATAGCTCGTTTTAATTTGTCGTTTGATATACATCACATTTTCGCAAAGTATATATGTCTAGTTTCTCTTCCCGGGATAAACAGAGGAAAAAGAACGCATGTGCTTCTCAAGTCAACCTATATCATCCGAATAAGGTACAATTTCAGATGCCCTGTAGATATATAAGAGTAGTCCCAACCCTCCAACTATATTGAATATACTGTCAAATAAGTAAATAATTGAGATAGCAAAATAGttaatgaggagagagagagaaaaaagaaaaaaaatatttcgagAGCATTATCAATGTATATGGTTAAAAtgatccatatagatgggaAACACATAAATAGACTTTAACTATAACAATCTTCATAAtgtccagtaaaaaaaaatctacataaTGTATATAGATACAAGGTAGTATTAGGAAATGAGAGAGAAATAGATATAGGTAATATTATTTATTCCATACGGATAGTCCATATACATATGAGTGTCTTTTTGTTATTTTCTCTATATAAACTAGTTACACAATGGTAATAGATAGCTGAATGGAATATGGTGAATAGCCAAAGTGATCCTTCAAGTTTCATCTGAGGCTCGGTTTAGTCCTTGATGTTTCAATCTATCCGTATTAGTCCTTCATgttttcattttagttcaaacttatccttgaaccaacaactctcttgataaatgacacttataccccCACCATTCACATATATGAGACAAAAATTGCATgcttgacttttttttatagataatgcctagtaaattatgtaaaacaaaaataaattatgtacaaGAAAGTGTATACGGCAACAATTGCTTAAGTTTCATatgtgcacatgttgaaataatCGGAAGTACATCTGTAATGTTGTTTATTCATCTtggttttctcttttctagtatatagttgtatacaaattaagggcaaaagggatattttctaatagaaatattgactagaaattgccatatggcatattaagtgggcCCAAGGATGATTTCAAGCCAAAATAAATATTTAGAGTAGCTATGTGGACAAAATGAAATATGAAGGACCAAATTGAGCCTTGGGTAAAACTTAagggactaaattagctattcacccaatGGAATACTATATTTCCTATGGATTACTCTTGCATAACATTGTGGATGCCTCATGCAAAAAACTAGCTCCACACAAgaatcaaaaataaaaacaaagggATATGTGGataaaaggagagaaaagagaggtgGTGATTGGATGATAACACCCATTGGGTATATAGTTTCTATACTTACAAGTATGAAAACTACTTCGTAGTGTTTGAGTTGGGATTGTCCTAAgtatatagatggccatatggcccgaggccTAGCCCAAGGCATACCATTTTGGCCCgacccaagcacggcacggttCGACTgggtcgtgcccgtgccggcctgGCCCGACTACCGGGCCATGCCTGAGCTGCaccctcggcacggtgggccAGCCTGGCACGGCACAATCGAGAAAAATATagggatgcaaaatagactttaGTAATCGTATAAGGCAAGGCCAAAAAGAAGAGGAATACAAAATTGACTTATTTTCCTGCCATATGAACACAGCCCGCAGAGTTGAgggatgaaaaatagactttttctaTGAAGAAGCACGATGGTCCAgtgtgccttcgggccggcccggcacggccctaGTCGTATTGAGCCATGTATGCAtcccgtgggctggcacggttGGGCCTGCACCATGCCGTGCCGTCTAGTTGGCCAACTATACCTAAATAGGGGAGGGAACTCATACATCCATAATATACTGTGGATGCGTGAACGCTCAAAAATCACAAAACATTTCACTGCACATTAATACTACACAACCAGCCCATAGGTATATACAAGAGTAAATTCCCTGTGTATCCTTTAAAATTCATTCAATCCCTTTCATATCCCTAAAATTTAtccaatcccttctatacctctGAAATTTCAACTTGATCCTTTCCATGCCCCTATCGTTaaatttttctttcatttcactgctacgtttggttgcaaatgaCTTTTATGCCCTTGATGATTTAAGTATGAATATAAGCTTGAAAAAAGATTGAAAACTTTGTTTGAGTGCATAGTATgtgcattttatgaaactaatgagactaaataattagtgcagaaaattttatcttaaattttgaaaataaaataaatttaataaattaaaatttgtatttgaaattttaataggacaatggatttttttattgAGAGCattcataaataaaatattgtgAGCATTGGTAGACCTATCTTTGTATGAATGATGCTCATTTTATATGacctttaaaaaataaaataaatacatattttttttatttcgttatctaaaaataaattttgtcataAATAATATTTCGCATAGCAAACTTTATACTAGTGTGATGCGACaaacttttacattttcaatAATGCAATTCATAAATTTCTATGTTCAtccaaagggtaaaatggtcatttttatagaaCGATTGTTTTGATTTGAGCTCTTGGCACTAGATACTTAATACACACaaaggaatacaattttgaacaTAGGTTTTCTTCAAAACAGTTCTCATTGGTTATATGGAATTTGGGGTGTTACAAAGGTGCCGGTGGATAACACTCGAAGGGCTTATGGCTTCCAGTTCCTATAACACGCCAGCACATATGGCTTATTTGTGCCGATTCTAGTTTTATTGGCATGGATGAGCCGACAAGGATTattgttttgtagtagtggtaCCCAAAGATATTTGCATGTAAATGGGCAAGAAATATTTAATATACCATGGGAAACATGCAACATTTTTCGTGTGTCAAATGGTATGGATGATACATATCCACCTTTCTTCGCTGTACATACCCCGATTCACAAAAGAATACTAGATATCGAATCCCAATTTAGAGAACCACCAGTATACATGCTTGTAAATCAATTCAAACAGAAGTTCATAAGCACAAGTGCCTACGAAGAATCCTGATTCACTTCAAGAATCTCTTGCATGACCCTCTTTAGCGCCCATTCATCCATAAGAATTCCCATATGGGAAGCGTTCTCGACCTTGATTGACTTGAATTGCCCCCTCTGTCCTGGCTGCCGACGCATCTCCTCGTCGAACGCTAACATGGTAACCAGATTAACTATCCCATCTCCATCACCATACACTTTTTCCGGAGCCTTGTCAAAGTTACCGTCCCAGTACACCAATTGCCGTGGCGTCCTCTTCCCCACTCCATTGATATACGTCAACGGCACCATGGGCGCCTCGAGGTAGTTCATCCTCACAACCATTCGTCTCCTGAAAGTAGAGATGCAAGTGGGTAGTCCCACTACCCGCATAAAAATCCGTTTGCTAGTTTATTTCCCACatggtagtacaaaatttagaagaaaaaataaactagaagtgggATAAGCGGAAAAAAAATcccgcttgcatccctaccTGAAAGGCTCGATCCCGTCACCGAAACCGACGGCGGCAAGGAGATCTTCCATATCGTACGCGGAGTAGTTCCTCCGCTCGGTGACCACGATCGGCTCGCGCCCGAACACGGCCGGGGACGGGAGGTTGGCGATGCTGGTCTCGAAGCTCCTCCACATTGGCCGCAGCGACAGCTCCGTCGCGTCTGGCACGTAGAACAGGTTGTGCGGCCCGGTGGCAAGGTTCTCCACCGGGTCGAGCAGCCCGGCGGAGAGCGTAGGCGTGACCAGGAAGAGGTGCTTGATGTACTCCTTTCTCCACGCCAACGGGGTGTTCCTGACGAACTCAAGGGCGACGCATCCTCCGTGGCTGTGCCCGAGAATGATCACCTTCTTCTTGCGATGCCTCTTGCTTGTGGCCTCCACGAGCTCCATGAACTCCTCGTAGTAGCGCGAGTAGACTTGGGATTCCTGGCCAGGGACTGGAGGAACATGACGGAAATCGTAAGGAGCTCCGTGCATGTTGTCCCCGTCACGGTATCCCATCTCTTCCAGGGCTCGTATAAGCGGTGTAAGGCACCATGGCCTGCAAGCACGCACATCACATCGATCGAGCTGATCACTTGATCAGAGACCAGATTAAAACTAAGGAGAAGCACATCTGCACATGCATGACACGGGCAGTAGCATGGACGCATATGTGAACGGTTAATTTGGGGGAGGAATTAACTTGTCAAAAGGCCATTTCTGATGGTAGCCTTTGACGAGACCGAAGTAGGGCACGCGGGTCTCGACGCCGGGGAAGTTCCGGTAGTCGTTCGCGACGGGGTCGTAGATGAGGCTCATCTGCTCCAGGAAGCACTCGTTGTAGCGGTGCGTCGAGAGGTCGGAGCTGTTCTTCCACAGCGGGAACCACCCCTTCCCCTTCATCgcgccgcacctcgccgccgacggccggTACGCCTCCGTGAGCCGCGCCTCCAGGTCGCTGCATGCCACCCCGGGCAACACGACGATCGGGTGGAGCTCGCCGGCATCGACGTCGTTTCGCCGGTGTTGGCCTGACCAGAGGTGCTCTCGGAGGGGAAGTGGaagcagcaggagcagcagctgtACTACCACCAGTGGAATAGATGCCATGGTTGGAGTGGCTCTGAAGGTCTGAGGGTTAGAGTTTCGCTAAAATATATATAACGTGGTGTGGCATAGTCTAGTCCCTcttatgaaaaatattaaacgcttacacacacagacacacacacatattTGATGTTTAGAGTAAGATTTGAACATAATTTTTAAACTTCCGCCGTCGATATATAACTTCTGAAATGATCAACTTAAAACAAGACAAATGGCGTGTATAGAGTTGTCTTGAAAATGCGAAGGCTCGATTGGTTAGATTCCTTGTCTTAGCACGAGTACTCGTATTTACGACTGTTGCCTTATTTTTTTAGCGGTAGACAAAGTACTCATCGGCAGTGAGaacttgatagcgtggcgtcaCTAATGATTTTCATCAATCCAAAATTGCCCTGTACGTTTTCGGAGGTGCTGATAGGGGTAGCTAGGGTGTAAGTTCGTGAAGATGAGTGGACAACATGTAT of the Oryza sativa Japonica Group chromosome 2, ASM3414082v1 genome contains:
- the LOC4329823 gene encoding lecithin-cholesterol acyltransferase-like 1 isoform X1; protein product: MASIPLVVVQLLLLLLPLPLREHLWSGQHRRNDVDAGELHPIVVLPGVACSDLEARLTEAYRPSAARCGAMKGKGWFPLWKNSSDLSTHRYNECFLEQMSLIYDPVANDYRNFPGVETRVPYFGLVKGYHQKWPFDKPWCLTPLIRALEEMGYRDGDNMHGAPYDFRHVPPVPGQESQVYSRYYEEFMELVEATSKRHRKKKVIILGHSHGGCVALEFVRNTPLAWRKEYIKHLFLVTPTLSAGLLDPVENLATGPHNLFYVPDATELSLRPMWRSFETSIANLPSPAVFGREPIVVTERRNYSAYDMEDLLAAVGFGDGIEPFRRRMVVRMNYLEAPMVPLTYINGVGKRTPRQLVYWDGNFDKAPEKVYGDGDGIVNLVTMLAFDEEMRRQPGQRGQFKSIKVENASHMGILMDEWALKRVMQEILEVNQDSS
- the LOC4329823 gene encoding lecithin-cholesterol acyltransferase-like 1 isoform X2, giving the protein MASIPLVVVQLLLLLLPLPLREHLWSGQHRRNDVDAGELHPIVVLPGVACSDLEARLTEAYRPSAARCGAMKGKGWFPLWKNSSDLSTHRYNECFLEQMSLIYDPVANDYRNFPGVETRVPYFGLVKGYHQKWPFDKPWCLTPLIRALEEMGYRDGDNMHGAPYDFRHVPPVPGQESQVYSRYYEEFMELVEATSKRHRKKKVIILGHSHGGCVALEFVRNTPLAWRKEYIKHLFLVTPTLSAGLLDPVENLATGPHNLFYVPDATELSLRPMWRSFETSIANLPSPAVFGREPIVVTERRNYSAYDMEDLLAAVGFGDGIEPFSGTTHLHLYFQETNGCEDELPRGAHGAVDVYQWSGEEDATAIGVLGR